tatgcaAAGGACTGGAAGAGGAGAGGGAAGAACGTCATGGGAATATATTAcagatttcttttcttatgCTTTTAATCCTTGCACCCAATACCGTACCACTTTATGATTAGATTAATGCAAGTCTAATCCGCCCTAATTTTAATacaatgaattaaataaagagtGGGCGCTAATGAATTAAACTCGACATCAAGtcatgaaatgaaagaaaccAAGTTTTTTAATAGAGTTATTCATACAGCACTGCTAATGAAGGGATACCATACCATAAAAGCAACATGACCGATGATCTGCATCACTCAAGCGGACACATTaccaaaatattaatatcaaCTGCAAACTCTGAAGCACATGGCTATTACAACATATAGCAACAACACCGCAGATCATAGAAAGTAAAGGGAAACATGCAGCAACTCGTTTTCAAACTTAATAGTCTTCTCCCTCGTCATCTTCGTCGTCACCAGCCTCTGCACCAACCTCCTCATAGTCCTTCTCCAAGGCAGCAAGGTCCTCCCTCGCCTCAGAGAACTCACCTTCTTCCATACCCTCACCCACATACCAGTGCACGAAAGCTCTCTTTGCATACATCAGATCAAATTTGTGGTCAATGCGAGAGAACACCTCTGCCACACTTGTGGAGTTTGAGATCATGCATACAGCTCTCTGAACCTTAGCCAGATCCCCGCCTGGTACGACAGTTGGTGGCTGGTAGTTGATACCACACTTGAATCCTGTTGGGCACCAGTCAACAAATTGGATGGTTCGTTTGGTCTTTATGGTAGCCACCGCAGCGTTCACATCCTTTGGAACCACATCTCCTCTGTACATCAGACAGCAGGCCATGTATTTTCCATGGCGGGGGTCACACTTGGCCATCATGGATGAGGGCTCGAATGCACTGTTGGTGATCTCCGCAACCGAGAGTTGCTCATGATAGGCCTTCTCGGCTGAAATCACAGGGGCATAAGATGAAAGCATGAAGTGAATCCTAGGGTATGGGACCAGATTTGTCTGGAATTCAGTAACGTCCACATTCAGTGCACCGTCAAACCTCAGAGACGCAGTCAGAGATGATATCACCTGGAATGAATTTCAACATAATGTGAGTATTTAGGCCTTCAAATTCCATGATTTAgataacgaaaaaaaaaaatgctcttACCTGAGAAATCAAGCGATTAAGGTTCTGGTAGGTGGGGCGATCAATGTCAAGGGAGCGCCTACATATATCATAGATGGCCTCGTTATCAAGGAGCACAGCAACATCAGTGTGCTCCAAAAGCGAATGGGTTGAAAGGACACTGTTGTAAGGCTCAACAACAGATGTCGACACCTGAGGTGAGGGGTAAACAGTAAATCCAAGCTTGGATTTCTTTCCATAGTCCACGGAAAGACGTTCCAACAGAAGGGATCCAAGACCAGAACCCGTTCCTCCACCCACAGCATT
This sequence is a window from Cucurbita pepo subsp. pepo cultivar mu-cu-16 chromosome LG19, ASM280686v2, whole genome shotgun sequence. Protein-coding genes within it:
- the LOC111781669 gene encoding tubulin alpha chain isoform X2 yields the protein MPSDKTVGGGDDAFNTFFSETGAGKHVPRAVFVDLEPTVIDEVRTGTYRQLFHPEQLISGKEDAANNFARGHYTIGKEIVDLCLDRIRKLADNCTGLQGFLVFNAVGGGTGSGLGSLLLERLSVDYGKKSKLGFTVYPSPQVSTSVVEPYNSVLSTHSLLEHTDVAVLLDNEAIYDICRRSLDIDRPTYQNLNRLISQVISSLTASLRFDGALNVDVTEFQTNLVPYPRIHFMLSSYAPVISAEKAYHEQLSVAEITNSAFEPSSMMAKCDPRHGKYMACCLMYRGDVVPKDVNAAVATIKTKRTIQFVDWCPTGFKCGINYQPPTVVPGGDLAKVQRAVCMISNSTSVAEVFSRIDHKFDLMYAKRAFVHWYVGEGMEEGEFSEAREDLAALEKDYEEVGAEAGDDEDDEGEDY
- the LOC111781669 gene encoding tubulin alpha chain isoform X1 — protein: MRECISVHIGQAGIQVGNACWELYCLEHGIQPDGQMPSDKTVGGGDDAFNTFFSETGAGKHVPRAVFVDLEPTVIDEVRTGTYRQLFHPEQLISGKEDAANNFARGHYTIGKEIVDLCLDRIRKLADNCTGLQGFLVFNAVGGGTGSGLGSLLLERLSVDYGKKSKLGFTVYPSPQVSTSVVEPYNSVLSTHSLLEHTDVAVLLDNEAIYDICRRSLDIDRPTYQNLNRLISQVISSLTASLRFDGALNVDVTEFQTNLVPYPRIHFMLSSYAPVISAEKAYHEQLSVAEITNSAFEPSSMMAKCDPRHGKYMACCLMYRGDVVPKDVNAAVATIKTKRTIQFVDWCPTGFKCGINYQPPTVVPGGDLAKVQRAVCMISNSTSVAEVFSRIDHKFDLMYAKRAFVHWYVGEGMEEGEFSEAREDLAALEKDYEEVGAEAGDDEDDEGEDY